A genome region from Etheostoma cragini isolate CJK2018 chromosome 4, CSU_Ecrag_1.0, whole genome shotgun sequence includes the following:
- the elk4 gene encoding ETS domain-containing protein Elk-4 yields the protein MDNSVTLWQFLLQLLLDSSNGQLICWTNEEGEFKLLQAEEVARLWGARKNKPNMNYDKLSRALRYYYDKNIIKKVNGQKFVYRFVSYPDILKGDVASRTEGGDVGAGGTPHLLTRGDSTSQEGESVDRSITAALGSSTKQSNRNDYIHSGLYTSFTLNSLQNGRQLFKSIKIENPAEKLADKRSLTATAQSQEQAPKPQQPAALPSVIKFGNTPPKPALTAQVAVEPTLMSDQLSEDISTQSSLPSQSVYSFEHTRQSEPTFSLPDVTSATPSRMPDSSQELVIDSDIESGSSQPADAQAQEKVDTGMGLSGDETSFVDAETSSSSLSSSNTVGLLCSGKTRKPPKVLQISPPTLLVTTSDFSPMNLCSPSLPTASLTPAMLQTPLLLTPSPLLSNIHFWSTLSPVAPLSPATRRQGAHLFQFPSVLTPHFQIPVHSMDGTNTPGPISPDPQKT from the exons ATGGACAACTCTGTCACCCTGTGGCAGTTCCTGCTCCAGCTCCTATTGGATTCCAGTAACGGGCAGCTAATCTGCTGGACCAATGAGGAGGGGGAGTTTAAACTGCTGCAGGCGGAGGAGGTGGCCCGGCTGTGGGGAGCCCGCAAGAACAAGCCCAATATGAACTATGACAAACTCAGCAGGGCTCTCAGATACTACTACGACAAG AACATCATAAAGAAGGTGAATGGCCAGAAGTTCGTCTATCGCTTTGTGTCCTATCCTGACATCCTGAAAGGAGACGTTGCTAGCCGAACCGAGGGCGGGGATGTGGGTGCTGGGGGCACCCCTCACCTATTAACTAGGGGAGACAGCACCTCACAGGAGGGCGAGTCTGTTGACCGCAGTATCACAGCAGCTCTGGGCTCCAGCACCAAGCAGTCAAACCGTAATGACTATATCCACTCCGGCCTGTACACCTCCTTTACCCTCAACTCGCTTCAAAATGGACGCCAGCTCTTCAAGTCCATCAAAATAGAGAACCCAGCAGAGAAGCTGGCTGACAAGAGAAGCCTCACTGCCACAGCACAGAGCCAGGAGCAGGCGCCTAAGCCACAGCAGCCAGCGGCTTTGCCATCAGTCATCAAGTTTGGAAACACCCCTCCAAAGCCAGCACTTACTGCTCAGGTTGCCGTGGAGCCGACCCTGATGTCCGACCAATTGTCCGAAGACATCAGCACACAGTCCTCCCTGCCGTCCCAGTCCGTCTACTCGTTTGAACACACACGCCAATCAGAACCAACGTTCAGCCTACCAGACGTGACCTCGGCCACCCCGAGCCGAATGCCTGACTCCTCCCAGGAGCTGGTGATCGACAGCGACATCGAGTCCGGATCTTCTCAGCCCGCAGACGCTCAGGCACAGGAGAAG GTGGATACTGGCATGGGTTTGTCTGGAGATGAAACCAGTTTTGTGGACGCTGAAACCAGTTCATCCTCACTGAGCAGCAGCAACACGGTCGGCCTTCTGTGCTCAGGCAAGACACGCAAGCCACCAAAAGTCCTGCAGATCAGCCCGCCCACTCTGCTGGTCACCACCTCTGACTTCTCCCCCATGAACCTGTGCAGCCCCTCTCTCCCTACTGCCTCTCTCACACCAGCAATGCTACAG ACTCCTCTGTTGCTGACTCCTAGTCCTCTGCTGTCCAACATCCACTTCTGGAGCACGCTCAGTCCGGTCGCCCCCCTCAGCCCAGCCACACGGCGCCAGGGAGCCCACCTGTTCCAG TTCCCCTCGGTCCTCACCCCTCATTTCCAGATCCCTGTACACAGTATGGATGGGACCAACACCCCCGGCCCCATTTCCCCAGACCCTCAGAAGACATAG
- the si:ch211-117k10.3 gene encoding Krueppel-like factor 15 yields MVSLSSRTLSGENDLFRDSSSLFSLGLGDGARSEGGSPASCDSPDAGELRAKHSSSLGEEEEDEEDDEDEDERGSLHIFLGAEGEEEPASQEPTLPEFPFHPSSPFSPTLEDIDEFLREKMELVKEGLLAPKEEAFPLPCSDSPSSAAPQAASLETCSDQGTRASRCPLSPNIPQNEQNSPGPADHSPSAQVNPSPSSVTPPVLLRPPLVLQLQPVPLAQPPTPAGSPPGAQSGIWLTHLVMGLQGATGQNLTLLAPQVPSTATTLLSLNSGDTKTADQKYVKIAPLPITMRTLEITGVTGVGGPGNGLLKAVAPRLSRLPPTERVHKCSHPGCGKMYTKSSHLKAHFRRHTGEKPYTCSWPDCGWRFSRSDELSRHRRSHSGIKPYECSLCEKKFARSDHLSKHTKVHRSSRPSRIIKGTV; encoded by the exons ATGGTGTCTCTCAGCAGCAGAACGCTGAGTGGGGAGAATGACCTGTTCAGAGACAGCAGCAGCCTGTTCTCCCTCGGCCTGGGGGACGGAGCCCGCAGCGAGGGGGGCAGTCCTGCCTCCTGCGACAGCCCCGACGCTGGGGAGCTGCGGGCTAAGCACAGCTCCAGCcttggagaggaggaggaggatgaggaggatgacgAAGATGAGGACGAGAGGGGGAGTCTTCATATCTTTCTCGGAGCCGAGGGAGAAGAGGAACCCGCGAGTCAGGAGCCTACGTTGCCAGAGTTCCCTTTCCATCCCTCGTCTCCGTTCTCCCCAACCCTGGAGGACATAGATGAGTTCCTAAGGGAAAAGATGGAACTGGTCAAAGAGGGGCTCCTGGCCCCAAAAGAGGAGGCCTTCCCTCTACCCTGCAGTGACTCTCCTTCCTCCGCTGCACCCCAGGCTGCTTCCTTAGAGACCTGCAGTGACCAAGGGACTCGTGCCTCTCGTTGCCCTCTAAGCCCAAACATCCCTCAGAACGAGCAAAACAGCCCCGGCCCAGCGGACCATTCCCCTTCTGCACAAGTTAACCCCTCACCTTCCAGCGTAACCCCGCCAGTGCTCCTGCGCCCTCCGCTGGTTCTCCAGCTCCAGCCCGTGCCTCTGGCCCAGCCTCCGACTCCAGCGGGCTCTCCTCCCGGGGCCCAAAGTGGCATTTGGCTCACTCATCTGGTCATGGGGCTCCAGGGTGCAACAGGACAGAATCTCACTCTGCTGGCCCCACAGGTGCCCTCCACCGCTACCACCTTGTTATCACTAAACAGTGGAGACACCAAGACAGCTGACCAGAAGTATGTGAAGATCGCTCCTCTGCCCATCACCATGAGGACTCTAGAAATCACGGGCGTGACCGGGGTCGGAGGCCCGGGCAACGGCCTGTTGAAGGCCGTGGCCCCCCGGCTATCCAGACTGCCGCCCACAGAGAGGGTCCATAAGTGCTCCCACCCGGGCTGCGGGAAGATGTACACCAAAAGCAGCCATCTGAAAGCTCACTTCCGCCGGCATACGGGAGAGAAACCCTACACATGTAGCTGGCCTGACTGTGGCTGGAG GTTCTCCCGCTCAGACGAACTGTCCCGTCACCGCCGCTCTCACTCCGGCATCAAGCCGTACGAGTGCTCTCTGTGCGAGAAGAAGTTCGCCCGCAGCGACCACTTATCCAAACACACGAAGGTCCACCGCAGCTCCAGGCCCAGCAGGATTATCAAAGGCACTGTGTGA